A stretch of Paraburkholderia phenazinium DNA encodes these proteins:
- a CDS encoding DUF2844 domain-containing protein has product MRTSQLCVAIAIAMATFETATPAYAELGGPPTWSSSGTNNVTILAQRQSTASVTYSVNQTTLTSGTVVSEYVAQSGTVFAITWHGPKIAPLNTLLGTYFSAYLQGLSTARATMGGGSGPLSVQQSGLVVQTGGHMGAYTGRAYLPQAFPQGFSADDIQ; this is encoded by the coding sequence ATGCGTACCAGTCAGCTCTGCGTCGCAATAGCTATTGCAATGGCGACGTTTGAAACCGCGACACCCGCATACGCGGAACTCGGGGGGCCGCCGACCTGGTCGTCGAGCGGCACCAACAACGTGACGATCCTCGCGCAACGCCAGAGCACCGCCTCGGTCACGTACAGCGTGAACCAAACCACCCTTACGTCCGGCACGGTCGTCAGTGAGTACGTGGCGCAAAGCGGCACCGTCTTTGCCATCACATGGCACGGTCCAAAGATCGCGCCGCTCAATACCTTGCTAGGCACTTACTTCTCCGCTTATCTGCAGGGCTTGTCCACCGCACGCGCGACGATGGGTGGAGGCTCCGGCCCGCTGTCGGTTCAGCAGTCCGGGCTCGTGGTCCAGACGGGTGGCCACATGGGGGCCTACACCGGTCGTGCGTACCTGCCTCAGGCATTCCCGCAAGGGTTCAGTGCCGACGACATCCAATAA
- a CDS encoding glycosyltransferase family 2 protein yields the protein MSETITSSGSAGATESAAPLLGALVVLYRPTPEQLTHLLELCEPSVPVLVVDNSPVPATSIADGLAAHGIAYLRNANRGGIAGAYNRGLAHLFERGIGAVALFDQDSLASADYFRVMRESCAALGARAFAIGPRIYDENIGRFLPQMYSNGFSIRTLAFEAGASLQPCSFLLSSGCVISRLAYERLGAFDEPLFIDHVDTEYSLRALQRGVPFYVEPRLILSHRIGEKRQHRFGPIRLTSMNHPAFRRYYMARNGMHLCLQYTLSLPVALIPNFITLMQVWQVLLFESGKLAKLSGIACGIVDGMFGRLGPLETARPRLAARLARG from the coding sequence ATGAGCGAAACGATCACCTCTTCGGGCAGCGCGGGCGCCACCGAGAGCGCCGCGCCGTTGCTCGGCGCGCTGGTGGTGTTGTATCGGCCGACGCCCGAGCAGCTTACGCATCTTCTCGAACTGTGCGAACCTAGCGTGCCGGTGCTGGTCGTCGACAATTCGCCGGTGCCTGCCACCTCGATTGCCGATGGACTGGCCGCGCACGGCATCGCATATCTTCGTAATGCTAATCGTGGCGGGATTGCCGGCGCCTACAACCGGGGCCTTGCGCACCTGTTCGAACGCGGTATCGGTGCGGTGGCGCTGTTCGATCAGGATTCGCTGGCGAGTGCCGACTACTTTCGCGTGATGCGCGAGTCCTGCGCGGCGCTCGGCGCACGAGCCTTCGCTATCGGGCCGCGTATCTATGACGAGAACATCGGCCGCTTCCTTCCGCAGATGTACAGCAACGGCTTTTCGATCCGCACGCTGGCTTTCGAAGCGGGAGCATCGTTGCAGCCGTGCTCCTTTCTCCTGTCTTCCGGATGCGTCATTTCGCGCCTCGCTTATGAGCGGCTGGGTGCGTTCGATGAACCGTTGTTTATCGACCACGTCGACACGGAATATTCATTGCGCGCGTTGCAGCGTGGCGTACCTTTTTATGTGGAACCACGGCTCATCCTGTCACATCGCATCGGCGAAAAACGGCAGCACCGGTTCGGTCCGATACGCCTCACTTCGATGAACCATCCGGCGTTTCGCCGCTATTACATGGCACGCAACGGCATGCATCTGTGTCTGCAATACACGCTATCGCTTCCGGTCGCGCTTATCCCTAACTTCATCACACTCATGCAGGTGTGGCAGGTATTGCTCTTCGAGTCCGGCAAGCTGGCGAAGCTTTCCGGCATCGCCTGCGGGATTGTCGACGGCATGTTTGGCAGGCTGGGTCCGCTCGAAACCGCGCGCCCGCGGCTCGCCGCCCGTCTGGCGCGCGGCTGA
- a CDS encoding DUF3443 family protein, giving the protein MTISSAPYGNKNRPMVSVTVCTPGSNAASNCSTIDNVLLDTGSYGLRLYASVVPSTTLSTLTTQTQSSTSDTIAECAIFGSGYTWGTVRSADIKMSSEIAENVPIHIMTDSTLAESAPSDCQVSTALSTPALLGANGILGVGVRPQDCGSSCVSGSQSAAYYACGSSTCTATTEALASQVGNPVQYFTTDNNGVIVEISQVSDSGGSTASGTLVFGIDTETNNVLSGTSATVFTTDEYGDVTATFNGTTYTDNAFFDTGSNGLFFADSSISQSSSTWYTPSSTLGLSATVTGSNSSSASIGFNIANATTLFATGNYAFNDLGAYLSGSFDFGLPFFYGRHVYFGITGTSSAGGGSGPYVSYVSS; this is encoded by the coding sequence ATCACGATTTCGTCTGCACCGTACGGCAACAAAAACCGCCCGATGGTAAGCGTGACGGTCTGTACGCCGGGAAGCAATGCTGCGTCGAACTGTTCGACCATCGACAACGTCCTTCTCGATACCGGTTCGTACGGACTGCGTTTGTATGCGTCCGTCGTACCTAGCACGACGCTCTCGACGCTGACGACGCAAACGCAATCCTCAACCAGCGACACGATCGCCGAATGCGCGATCTTTGGTAGCGGCTACACGTGGGGCACAGTTCGCAGCGCAGACATCAAGATGTCCAGCGAGATTGCGGAAAACGTGCCGATCCACATCATGACCGACTCGACGCTCGCAGAGTCGGCGCCGTCGGATTGCCAGGTCAGTACTGCGCTCAGCACGCCGGCGCTGCTCGGCGCGAACGGTATCCTCGGCGTAGGCGTGCGGCCCCAGGACTGTGGCTCGAGTTGCGTGAGCGGCTCACAAAGCGCCGCCTACTATGCTTGCGGCAGCTCGACGTGCACGGCCACCACAGAGGCTCTCGCATCGCAGGTGGGCAACCCGGTCCAGTATTTCACGACCGACAACAACGGCGTGATCGTCGAGATCTCACAGGTCTCCGATAGCGGAGGCAGCACGGCGTCCGGAACACTGGTGTTCGGCATCGATACCGAGACCAACAATGTGCTATCCGGCACGAGCGCGACCGTCTTCACCACAGACGAGTATGGCGACGTAACGGCAACGTTTAACGGCACCACCTATACGGACAACGCGTTCTTCGACACAGGCTCAAACGGTCTGTTCTTCGCGGACTCGAGTATTTCCCAGAGCAGCAGCACGTGGTACACACCGTCGAGCACGTTGGGTCTGTCGGCTACGGTCACGGGTTCCAATTCATCGAGCGCGAGCATTGGTTTCAACATTGCCAACGCAACTACGCTGTTTGCGACGGGCAACTACGCATTCAACGATCTCGGTGCGTATCTGTCCGGCAGCTTTGACTTCGGGTTGCCGTTCTTCTACGGGCGGCATGTGTACTTCGGCATTACCGGTACATCGTCGGCCGGCGGCGGAAGCGGGCCATACGTGTCGTACGTATCGAGCTGA
- a CDS encoding efflux transporter outer membrane subunit, producing MAIELCHVQHALKRLWALTSATLLSGLCVLSGCADHTPYQPLAMRSPGPQELAQTTKDAGGAWPEAQWFASFHDRQLDALVAEALAGNPDIQIAGARIAEAQSQLERFASGTGLTGTATAAAYKARFPAVDGAASVNFDGTTVPIDLFSDPWVSPGSVIVGANYELDLWGKNRALTQALVSARDAARVDAQQARLTLTTSLVTLYGQLAYAYARRDLMEARRHDAEQLDAIRRTREARGIDNTYSAQQEQIEQAALRMQLQTIDDSITQTQLQIGALTGAGPERGLSLQRPTLTDSDALSVPANLPLELLGRRPDIVAARLRVQAATAKIDATRAEFYPNINLSAGGGLSSLSLGSLFSSASAFFAIGPAVSLPIFERGQLRSQLHGDFAQADETIALYNKTLDEALAEVSRSIATMRSLTTLIDEQQRVLAAREQMIAVATERQRRGLIPQADVLAQHDMKLDEQQRLLELEAQRRDADIALIRALGGGFDEASRTGTAAASPAATRQPAMQDSPASQSDNRSSNNPSSS from the coding sequence ATGGCGATCGAACTCTGCCATGTCCAGCACGCGTTAAAGCGCTTATGGGCTTTAACATCGGCTACCTTGCTGAGCGGCTTGTGTGTACTGAGCGGTTGCGCGGACCACACCCCCTATCAACCGCTTGCCATGCGCTCGCCGGGTCCGCAGGAACTGGCGCAGACCACGAAAGATGCAGGCGGCGCGTGGCCGGAGGCGCAATGGTTCGCATCGTTTCATGACCGGCAACTCGACGCGCTGGTCGCAGAAGCGCTTGCTGGCAATCCGGACATTCAGATTGCCGGCGCGCGGATCGCCGAGGCGCAGTCGCAACTCGAACGGTTCGCCTCGGGCACGGGTCTGACGGGGACGGCGACGGCGGCAGCCTACAAGGCGCGCTTTCCTGCCGTCGACGGGGCGGCGAGCGTGAATTTCGATGGCACCACGGTACCGATCGATCTCTTTAGCGACCCGTGGGTGTCGCCGGGGAGCGTGATCGTCGGCGCCAACTACGAACTGGATCTGTGGGGCAAGAACCGCGCGCTCACCCAGGCGCTGGTGTCGGCACGCGATGCTGCGCGAGTCGATGCGCAGCAGGCTCGCCTGACCCTCACCACTTCGCTTGTCACCCTCTACGGCCAACTGGCCTACGCGTATGCGAGGCGCGACCTGATGGAGGCGCGCCGCCATGACGCCGAGCAACTCGATGCGATCCGGCGCACGCGCGAGGCGAGGGGCATCGACAACACTTACAGCGCGCAGCAGGAACAGATCGAGCAGGCGGCGCTTCGCATGCAGTTGCAGACGATCGACGATTCGATCACGCAGACGCAGTTGCAGATTGGAGCGCTGACCGGCGCGGGACCGGAACGCGGGCTCTCGTTGCAACGGCCGACGCTCACCGATAGCGACGCCTTGTCCGTGCCCGCGAACCTGCCGCTCGAACTGCTCGGCCGGCGCCCCGATATTGTCGCGGCCAGGCTGCGTGTGCAGGCCGCAACCGCAAAGATCGATGCTACCCGCGCGGAGTTCTACCCGAACATCAATCTGTCTGCTGGGGGTGGCCTGTCGTCGTTGAGTCTCGGCTCGCTGTTCTCGAGCGCGTCGGCATTCTTTGCCATCGGTCCTGCCGTGTCCCTGCCGATTTTCGAACGCGGCCAGTTGCGCTCGCAACTGCATGGCGACTTTGCACAAGCTGACGAGACGATCGCGCTGTACAACAAGACACTCGATGAGGCCCTTGCCGAGGTGTCCAGATCGATTGCGACGATGCGCAGCCTTACGACACTCATCGACGAGCAGCAGCGCGTCCTCGCCGCGCGTGAACAGATGATCGCGGTCGCGACTGAACGGCAGCGCCGCGGTCTGATTCCACAGGCGGATGTTCTCGCGCAACACGATATGAAACTCGACGAGCAACAGCGGCTTCTCGAACTCGAGGCACAACGGCGCGATGCGGACATTGCGTTGATCCGCGCGCTGGGCGGCGGTTTCGACGAGGCAAGCCGGACGGGTACCGCCGCGGCTTCACCCGCCGCGACCCGCCAGCCCGCGATGCAGGACTCGCCCGCAAGCCAGAGTGATAATCGCTCATCCAACAATCCTTCCTCTAGCTGA
- a CDS encoding LysR family transcriptional regulator yields the protein MDLLKAMTVFVRVVETGSLTAAGFACDLSPTMVGNHLQALEDRLGTRVIHRTTRKQQISAFGQAYYERCVEILGLVSDTERLALDHLGTPRGRLRITAPVIFSNECLVPAIADYCQRYPEVQLDVVATDGLSDLIEDGFEAAIRIGTPGNPDLVARPLRAYRLVLCASSAYLDASGVPATPEDLRAHQCLTYAYPLRSEMHAAQPEWTLSGTNGTVSVPVRGRLRIDNSEALRRALLAGMGIAMLPGILVDADIEAGRLIEVLPDYAAPMRQINLLYLRDRQMSPKLRSFVEFVVERFGAGSDSQG from the coding sequence ATGGATCTTCTCAAAGCGATGACGGTGTTTGTGCGCGTAGTCGAGACCGGCAGCTTGACGGCGGCCGGTTTCGCCTGCGATCTGTCGCCCACCATGGTCGGCAATCACCTCCAGGCGCTGGAGGACAGACTCGGCACGCGGGTTATCCACCGCACCACGCGCAAGCAGCAGATCAGCGCGTTCGGGCAGGCCTATTACGAGCGCTGCGTCGAGATTCTCGGTCTCGTCAGCGATACCGAGCGATTGGCGCTCGATCATCTCGGGACGCCGCGTGGACGCCTGCGGATTACCGCCCCCGTGATTTTCAGCAACGAGTGCCTGGTTCCAGCCATCGCGGATTATTGCCAGCGCTACCCCGAGGTGCAGTTGGATGTCGTCGCCACCGATGGCTTGTCGGATCTGATTGAGGACGGTTTCGAAGCGGCTATTCGTATCGGTACGCCGGGCAACCCTGACCTCGTTGCGCGTCCGTTGCGGGCGTATCGCCTCGTGCTCTGTGCGTCATCCGCGTATCTGGATGCGAGCGGCGTACCGGCGACGCCGGAGGATCTTCGTGCGCACCAATGTCTGACCTACGCCTATCCGCTGCGCTCCGAAATGCACGCGGCGCAACCGGAGTGGACGCTGTCCGGCACGAATGGAACGGTGAGCGTTCCGGTCAGAGGCCGCTTGAGAATCGACAATTCAGAAGCGCTCCGCAGAGCCTTGCTGGCCGGCATGGGGATCGCGATGTTGCCGGGCATTCTGGTCGACGCGGATATCGAGGCGGGCAGGTTGATCGAAGTGTTGCCTGACTATGCCGCGCCCATGCGGCAGATCAACCTGCTCTATTTGCGCGACCGGCAGATGTCGCCGAAGCTTCGTAGTTTCGTCGAGTTTGTGGTGGAGCGGTTTGGGGCCGGCTCCGATTCACAGGGTTGA
- a CDS encoding MEDS domain-containing protein, translating to MQEDSADYHAPSGIAALPSLAWGSHIGQLYGSAANLRDLIIPFFRAGLENNERCLWVTGTPLDADEARSALRAVVPDLDAREQSGQIEIQDTSAFYKQGEPLRPQALVAGLVQREQEALAAGYRGLRTNGNCAWVDKANWSGFLDYESGVDEAVHGRRLICMCSYQHDRIEAGQVRDVLERHGLVLHSPRPNSTEPGQLDGGAACTLPGTAAMHDAPHDAEEAGMRLAETEARLSDALALNALHHQSIAVLGHDLRNPLVAISAGATFLLRSKLDDKARAISEAIARSADHMAALIDDLSDMSRGRLGNGISLRLSREGLEPALRHAVEELRLAHPGRQIEVTLSLRHPVETDPVYMARLLSNLLKNALIYGSQTDPVEVNVSADTDFILSVSNKGPQIPHESQKLLFAPFTRGALAADQQGLGLGLYIVAEIARAHGGTIEVASTEDETRFSFRMPIR from the coding sequence ATGCAAGAAGATTCCGCGGACTACCACGCGCCATCCGGCATCGCGGCGCTGCCTTCCCTCGCCTGGGGAAGCCATATCGGTCAACTTTACGGTTCGGCCGCAAATTTGCGCGACCTTATTATTCCCTTCTTTCGGGCGGGTCTTGAGAACAACGAGCGTTGCCTGTGGGTAACCGGTACACCGCTCGACGCAGACGAGGCGCGCTCCGCACTGCGCGCGGTCGTCCCCGACCTCGACGCACGCGAGCAAAGCGGTCAGATCGAGATCCAGGACACGAGTGCCTTCTACAAGCAGGGCGAACCGCTGCGGCCACAGGCGCTCGTTGCAGGTCTCGTGCAACGCGAGCAGGAGGCACTTGCCGCCGGCTACCGCGGTCTGCGCACCAACGGCAATTGCGCGTGGGTCGACAAAGCGAACTGGAGTGGCTTTCTCGATTATGAATCCGGCGTTGACGAGGCGGTCCATGGGCGGCGTCTCATCTGCATGTGCAGTTACCAGCATGACCGCATCGAAGCGGGGCAAGTCAGAGACGTCCTCGAAAGACACGGCCTCGTGCTGCATAGCCCGCGCCCGAACAGCACGGAACCGGGCCAACTCGATGGCGGTGCGGCGTGCACATTGCCAGGCACGGCCGCCATGCACGACGCCCCGCACGATGCCGAGGAAGCTGGCATGCGGCTCGCGGAAACCGAAGCACGACTTTCCGACGCCCTTGCGCTGAACGCGCTGCACCATCAGTCGATCGCGGTGCTTGGTCACGATCTTCGCAATCCGCTCGTCGCCATCAGCGCGGGTGCAACATTCTTGCTCCGCAGCAAGCTGGACGACAAGGCACGCGCAATTTCGGAAGCCATCGCCAGAAGCGCGGATCATATGGCCGCCCTGATTGACGATCTCTCGGACATGTCGCGCGGCCGGCTCGGCAACGGCATCTCCCTGCGCCTTAGCCGCGAAGGGCTGGAGCCCGCCTTGCGTCACGCCGTCGAAGAGTTGCGCCTCGCTCATCCGGGGCGCCAGATCGAAGTCACCCTGTCACTGCGGCACCCGGTCGAAACGGACCCGGTCTACATGGCGCGGCTCCTGTCCAATCTCCTCAAGAATGCGCTGATTTACGGTTCGCAAACAGATCCGGTCGAGGTCAACGTATCCGCGGATACCGACTTCATCCTCTCGGTCAGCAACAAGGGGCCGCAAATTCCGCACGAAAGCCAAAAACTGCTGTTCGCGCCGTTCACGCGCGGCGCGCTCGCCGCCGATCAGCAAGGACTGGGACTCGGGCTCTACATCGTCGCCGAGATCGCGCGCGCCCACGGCGGCACGATCGAAGTCGCTTCGACGGAAGACGAAACGCGCTTCAGCTTTCGCATGCCGATCAGATAA
- a CDS encoding MFS transporter, with the protein MHRQSTRSPRLALLAASLGFVIICLDVTVVNVALGRIQETLSVSSTELEWVLNAYTLAFAALLLSAGALGDRLGARRVFVGGFAIFTLASVACGFASGALTLVAARTVQGVGAALCVPSSLSLLSAAFPDPRARAKAVSIWAGTAALALGAGPLVGGLLIDRFGWPSIFLINVPFGVAGIWLTLAHAPDTLRHAARRIDLAGQMLAVVALVALMFAVVESGRLGWGSPAVMTGIVCFVVFGALFVLAEARQKEPMLPLSLFHIPAVSVSSLIGLSLNFGYYGLMFAMSLFFQHVRHYTPLETGLAFLPMTAVVTVANLASGALTSRFGYRLPMVVGQAVAGLGFLSLALLEVNSSDLIITAPLLAIGVGVALAVPSINTALLAHVEPRSVGIASGLLNTARQIGGALGAGIFGSLIARTAGNPVTGLHTAVVLAGVLMMAGAVIAIAGLKTSGGVPAAA; encoded by the coding sequence ATGCACAGACAATCGACCCGATCTCCGCGTCTCGCCCTGCTCGCCGCCAGTCTTGGCTTCGTCATCATCTGCCTCGACGTGACGGTCGTGAACGTCGCACTCGGGCGGATTCAGGAAACGTTATCCGTCAGCTCCACGGAGCTCGAATGGGTGCTCAACGCCTATACGCTCGCCTTCGCCGCCCTGCTGCTCAGCGCCGGCGCACTCGGCGACCGGTTGGGCGCGCGGCGCGTTTTCGTCGGCGGCTTTGCGATCTTCACATTGGCGTCGGTAGCATGCGGCTTCGCATCCGGAGCGCTCACGCTTGTCGCGGCGCGTACGGTACAAGGCGTCGGGGCGGCGCTGTGTGTGCCGTCGTCGCTATCGCTGCTGAGCGCGGCCTTTCCCGACCCGCGGGCGCGCGCCAAAGCCGTGAGTATCTGGGCCGGAACCGCCGCGCTAGCGCTGGGTGCAGGCCCGCTCGTGGGCGGCTTGCTGATCGACCGTTTCGGTTGGCCAAGCATCTTTCTGATCAACGTGCCGTTCGGCGTTGCCGGCATCTGGCTCACGCTCGCCCATGCGCCCGATACCCTCCGTCACGCGGCACGCCGAATCGATCTGGCCGGCCAGATGCTAGCGGTGGTTGCGCTGGTGGCGTTGATGTTCGCTGTCGTCGAAAGTGGCAGGTTGGGCTGGGGTAGCCCGGCTGTGATGACGGGTATCGTTTGTTTCGTCGTGTTCGGCGCGTTGTTCGTGCTGGCGGAAGCGCGGCAAAAGGAACCGATGCTGCCGCTGTCGCTGTTCCATATACCCGCGGTCAGCGTAAGTTCGTTGATCGGACTGTCGCTCAACTTTGGCTATTACGGGCTGATGTTCGCCATGAGCCTCTTCTTCCAGCATGTCCGGCACTACACGCCGCTCGAGACTGGTCTGGCTTTCCTGCCGATGACCGCCGTTGTCACCGTAGCGAACCTCGCATCCGGCGCGCTCACCTCACGATTCGGCTACCGTCTTCCGATGGTCGTCGGGCAGGCCGTGGCGGGGCTCGGTTTTCTGTCGCTGGCGCTGCTCGAGGTCAACAGCAGTGACCTGATAATCACCGCTCCGTTGCTGGCAATCGGCGTTGGCGTCGCGCTGGCCGTACCGTCGATCAACACCGCCCTCCTCGCGCATGTGGAGCCCCGTTCCGTCGGTATCGCTTCAGGTTTGCTGAACACGGCGCGTCAAATTGGAGGCGCACTCGGCGCGGGTATCTTCGGTTCGCTCATCGCCAGAACGGCAGGCAATCCCGTCACCGGACTGCACACCGCCGTGGTACTGGCAGGTGTATTGATGATGGCAGGCGCGGTGATCGCGATTGCGGGGTTGAAGACATCCGGCGGGGTGCCAGCCGCAGCATAG
- a CDS encoding class II aldolase/adducin family protein, with product MNNPSRRVQDIVSEAEWNTRINLAASYRLIAHFGMSDLIYNHITARVPGSHTEFLINPYGMMYEEITASSLVKVDLDGNVLFNVDDNFSVNRAGYVIHSAIHAARHDVECVIHTHTRAGMAVSVLECGLLPLTQMAMRFDSIAYHEYEGVAVDLDEQSRLVNDLGERDVMILRNHGLLSVGKSIAEAFNAMYWLEMACRAQVDAMACNTPLHVPPQAVVEKTNHLYRPQVRRPFGVMEWPAMLRLLDRRDESYKS from the coding sequence ATGAACAACCCTTCCCGACGTGTACAAGATATTGTTTCTGAAGCCGAGTGGAATACGCGCATCAACCTTGCTGCGTCGTACCGGCTCATTGCCCATTTCGGCATGTCAGATCTCATCTATAACCACATCACCGCGAGAGTGCCGGGCAGCCATACAGAATTCCTCATCAACCCTTACGGGATGATGTACGAAGAAATTACGGCGTCGAGCCTCGTCAAAGTCGATCTCGACGGCAATGTCCTCTTCAATGTCGACGACAACTTCAGCGTCAATCGCGCCGGCTACGTGATCCATAGCGCGATACACGCCGCTCGCCACGACGTGGAATGTGTCATTCACACGCATACACGCGCGGGCATGGCCGTCTCCGTGCTGGAGTGCGGTCTCCTGCCGCTTACCCAGATGGCGATGCGCTTCGATTCCATTGCCTATCACGAGTACGAAGGTGTCGCGGTGGATCTGGACGAGCAGAGCCGGCTGGTAAACGACCTCGGCGAGCGCGACGTGATGATCTTGCGCAACCACGGACTATTGTCGGTAGGGAAAAGTATCGCCGAGGCCTTTAACGCGATGTATTGGCTCGAGATGGCGTGTCGCGCTCAGGTCGACGCAATGGCATGCAATACGCCGCTGCATGTGCCGCCGCAAGCGGTGGTTGAAAAAACGAACCATCTATATCGACCGCAGGTTCGGCGGCCGTTTGGCGTGATGGAATGGCCGGCGATGTTGCGTCTTCTTGATCGGCGCGACGAGTCTTACAAGAGCTGA
- a CDS encoding glutathione S-transferase family protein, whose amino-acid sequence MPPSLPPVITCFEQSPDRGRGLARDMRVRWAFEEVGQPYEVRLVSFGAMKEPAHRALHPFGQIPTYEEGPLALFESGAIVFHLAQHHAGLLPEDPDARARAITWMFAALNTVEPPILDLQTIRFQERDKSWYEERLPLVEDRIRDRLGDLSDRLGNAEWLDGAFSAGDLMMVAVLLRLRASGLLDEYPNLAAYVARGEARPAYQRAFAAQLAVFVASQATAS is encoded by the coding sequence ATGCCCCCTTCACTGCCCCCCGTTATCACGTGTTTTGAACAATCACCCGATCGCGGCAGGGGACTGGCGCGTGACATGCGTGTTCGCTGGGCGTTTGAAGAAGTAGGCCAACCCTACGAGGTTCGTCTTGTCTCGTTCGGTGCAATGAAGGAACCGGCGCATCGGGCGCTGCATCCTTTTGGTCAGATTCCGACCTATGAGGAAGGCCCTCTTGCCCTGTTCGAGTCAGGCGCAATTGTGTTCCATCTCGCACAGCACCATGCAGGCCTGCTACCTGAGGATCCGGATGCGCGGGCTCGTGCGATCACATGGATGTTCGCCGCACTCAACACGGTTGAGCCGCCGATCCTCGATCTTCAGACCATCAGGTTTCAGGAGCGCGACAAGTCCTGGTACGAGGAACGCCTGCCTCTCGTCGAGGATCGCATCCGTGACCGGCTGGGCGACCTTTCCGATCGCCTTGGCAACGCCGAATGGCTCGACGGTGCGTTCAGCGCGGGCGACCTTATGATGGTGGCGGTGCTACTCAGGTTGAGAGCATCGGGTCTGCTGGACGAATATCCGAACCTTGCCGCCTATGTCGCCCGCGGCGAAGCGCGGCCCGCATACCAGCGGGCCTTCGCCGCTCAATTGGCGGTCTTCGTCGCTAGCCAGGCAACGGCCAGCTGA
- a CDS encoding HlyD family secretion protein, whose amino-acid sequence MSTENLPGERMAFAHRDPRKISRRNRLFMLLFGVAAVAAAAVGVNWFVSGRFFEETDNAYVAGNVVPIAAQVAGTAREVLVGNTQYVKAGQPLVRLDDTEARIALGQAEGDLIRAVRQTRSAQFANAMYRAAVDARAAELAQAEQALKARSGATVQVVSGDEYERAREAVAVAQANLAAARSQLASGLAASGSGNVEDDPAVSLAVQQLELAYVRLARTTLVAPVEGAVAQRAVQIGQPVAPGAQLMTVVPVRQLWIEANFKEGQVRNLRIGQPVSAVSDLYGSGMVFHGRIGGLSPGTGSAFSMLPPQNAAGNWIKVVQRVPVIVSLDPAELVAHPLRVGLSMVVSVDTHQRDGALASATDPAGASIAPVANDETEQADALARKLIEENDVSGSHDANGQRPGGASR is encoded by the coding sequence ATGAGTACAGAAAACCTGCCCGGCGAACGCATGGCATTTGCGCATCGCGATCCAAGGAAGATTTCGCGCCGAAACCGCCTGTTTATGCTGCTGTTCGGCGTAGCGGCGGTTGCGGCCGCCGCGGTAGGTGTGAACTGGTTTGTCTCCGGCCGTTTCTTCGAGGAAACGGATAACGCATATGTCGCCGGCAACGTGGTGCCGATCGCCGCGCAGGTGGCGGGCACCGCGCGGGAGGTGCTGGTGGGCAATACGCAGTACGTCAAGGCCGGACAGCCGCTGGTGCGGCTCGACGATACAGAAGCGCGTATTGCGCTTGGGCAGGCCGAGGGGGATCTCATACGCGCAGTGCGGCAGACGCGCAGCGCCCAGTTCGCCAATGCAATGTACCGCGCTGCGGTCGACGCTCGTGCGGCGGAACTCGCACAGGCCGAGCAGGCGCTGAAGGCGCGCTCGGGTGCCACCGTGCAGGTGGTGTCCGGCGACGAGTACGAGCGCGCGCGAGAGGCCGTTGCCGTTGCGCAGGCCAATCTGGCCGCGGCGCGCAGCCAGCTTGCCAGCGGACTCGCGGCGAGTGGTTCGGGGAACGTGGAGGACGATCCAGCCGTGTCGCTGGCGGTGCAGCAACTGGAGCTTGCGTATGTCAGGCTCGCGCGCACGACGCTCGTGGCGCCCGTCGAAGGCGCCGTGGCTCAGCGCGCCGTGCAGATTGGTCAACCCGTTGCGCCCGGCGCCCAGCTGATGACGGTGGTGCCGGTCAGGCAACTCTGGATCGAGGCGAACTTCAAGGAAGGGCAAGTCCGCAACCTGCGCATCGGCCAGCCGGTTTCCGCAGTCTCCGACCTGTATGGTTCGGGGATGGTATTCCATGGCCGCATCGGTGGACTGTCGCCCGGAACGGGCAGTGCGTTTTCGATGTTGCCGCCGCAAAACGCGGCCGGCAACTGGATCAAGGTCGTGCAGCGCGTACCGGTGATCGTTTCTCTCGACCCGGCGGAACTGGTTGCGCATCCGCTGCGGGTTGGGTTGTCGATGGTCGTGTCGGTCGACACGCATCAACGTGACGGAGCGTTGGCCAGTGCCACCGATCCCGCAGGGGCAAGCATTGCGCCTGTCGCCAACGATGAGACAGAACAGGCCGACGCCCTGGCGCGGAAACTTATTGAGGAAAACGATGTTTCCGGTTCCCATGATGCAAACGGCCAGCGCCCCGGAGGCGCCAGCCGTTAA